One region of Mycolicibacterium lutetiense genomic DNA includes:
- a CDS encoding LysR family transcriptional regulator substrate-binding protein, with the protein MTPQSLTLGYVPGGTPAKWARIWAQRHPKVPLQLCAVAAADAADGVRDGTVEVALLRLPADTSGLAVIPLYEETTVAVVPTDHLLSAVDEITAADLDGEPVLIPLDDVLAWAGAPGVPVDHRPETTQDAIELVATGMGALIVPQSLARLHHRKDLIYRPITDAPTCPVVLAFQEGPQPAMVEEFIGIVRGRKAGSSRGQTQPVPKRTAREKTLAKQAARAAAGKVARKPGPADRGRR; encoded by the coding sequence GTGACCCCACAGTCCCTCACCCTCGGGTACGTGCCCGGCGGGACGCCCGCCAAATGGGCTCGGATCTGGGCGCAGCGCCACCCCAAGGTGCCGCTGCAGTTGTGCGCTGTCGCCGCGGCGGACGCGGCTGACGGCGTGCGGGACGGCACCGTCGAGGTGGCGTTGCTCCGGCTGCCGGCCGACACGTCTGGGCTGGCCGTCATCCCTCTCTACGAGGAGACGACGGTGGCCGTCGTGCCCACCGATCACCTTCTCAGTGCGGTCGACGAGATCACCGCCGCCGACCTCGACGGCGAGCCTGTGCTGATCCCACTCGACGACGTCCTCGCCTGGGCGGGCGCTCCAGGTGTCCCCGTCGATCACCGACCCGAGACCACCCAGGATGCAATAGAACTCGTTGCCACAGGGATGGGCGCGCTCATCGTTCCGCAGTCGCTGGCGCGACTGCATCACCGCAAGGACCTCATTTACCGCCCGATCACCGACGCACCCACCTGCCCGGTGGTACTCGCTTTCCAGGAAGGCCCGCAGCCGGCGATGGTTGAGGAGTTCATCGGGATCGTGCGGGGCCGCAAAGCCGGTTCGTCGCGGGGGCAAACTCAGCCGGTGCCGAAACGCACCGCGCGGGAGAAGACCCTTGCCAAGCAAGCTGCCCGCGCGGCTGCGGGCAAGGTCGCGCGCAAGCCGGGACCGGCCGATCGCGGTCGACGCTGA
- a CDS encoding DUF5997 family protein, producing MSRPNAQSMKPATAAKKLDVYLPATPAEFQENPITRTELAALQADPPQWLKDLRKNGPHPKNLVAAKLGVSIAGLARGAVGDALTTEQIDQLLEEKPEWLVAERESYQSVLREERRLKSLRAEQARES from the coding sequence ATGAGCAGGCCAAACGCGCAGTCCATGAAACCCGCCACGGCGGCGAAGAAGCTGGATGTGTACTTGCCCGCGACGCCTGCGGAGTTCCAGGAGAATCCGATCACCCGAACCGAGCTCGCCGCCCTGCAGGCGGACCCGCCGCAGTGGCTCAAGGACCTCCGCAAGAACGGGCCGCACCCGAAGAACCTGGTGGCCGCCAAGCTGGGCGTCTCGATCGCCGGTCTCGCGCGTGGTGCCGTCGGGGATGCGCTCACCACCGAGCAGATCGATCAGCTGCTCGAGGAGAAGCCGGAGTGGCTGGTCGCCGAACGCGAGAGCTATCAGAGTGTGCTGCGCGAGGAACGGCGCCTGAAGTCGCTGCGTGCGGAACAGGCCCGCGAGAGCTGA
- a CDS encoding SDR family NAD(P)-dependent oxidoreductase, with protein MAISDASPELDGKVAIVTGTSRGVGVGIAHELLRAGATVIGCSRASLDALPGTETNPDWADRSAQMVCDQADYRAIDAFVTRVADTYGRVDILVNNAGGTVPSPSVDAVPSLVSRIQGAPASDDEYERSVLFHAFAVQMNLISPLWFAIRAFRQMKTQDGTGCIINISSGASHPAGSPTLVSYGAAKAGLNHMTRSLAQEWGPTVRVNCVALGPTVTQNFQSFVLPKDDPDGEKYFAPIPLKRGGEPAEVGRTCVFLASGAADYINGTTIEIDGGMLPGVLYDAGLKTITDLL; from the coding sequence GTGGCCATCTCCGATGCATCTCCCGAATTGGACGGAAAAGTCGCGATCGTCACGGGCACCAGCCGTGGCGTCGGAGTGGGTATCGCGCACGAACTCCTTCGCGCGGGCGCGACGGTGATCGGCTGCTCTCGCGCATCGTTGGACGCACTTCCCGGCACCGAGACCAACCCGGACTGGGCTGACCGTTCCGCTCAAATGGTGTGCGACCAAGCGGATTACCGAGCCATCGACGCCTTCGTCACACGGGTGGCGGACACCTATGGACGCGTCGACATCCTGGTCAACAACGCCGGCGGCACCGTCCCCTCTCCATCGGTGGATGCCGTCCCCAGCTTGGTCTCGCGCATCCAAGGGGCACCCGCCAGTGACGACGAGTACGAACGCAGCGTGCTGTTCCATGCCTTCGCCGTACAGATGAACCTGATCAGTCCACTGTGGTTCGCCATCCGCGCATTCCGGCAGATGAAAACGCAGGACGGCACCGGTTGCATCATCAACATCTCCAGCGGGGCGAGTCACCCCGCAGGCTCCCCCACGCTGGTGTCCTACGGCGCGGCCAAAGCCGGCCTCAATCACATGACGCGGTCGCTGGCCCAGGAATGGGGCCCGACGGTGCGGGTGAACTGTGTTGCGCTCGGTCCCACCGTGACCCAGAATTTCCAGTCCTTCGTCCTGCCCAAGGATGACCCGGACGGGGAGAAGTACTTCGCGCCGATTCCCCTCAAACGAGGCGGCGAACCCGCCGAAGTGGGGCGCACCTGTGTCTTCCTCGCCTCCGGTGCGGCCGACTACATCAACGGCACCACCATCGAGATCGACGGCGGCATGCTCCCCGGAGTCCTCTACGACGCCGGACTCAAGACCATCACCGACCTACTGTGA
- a CDS encoding NAD(P)H-dependent amine dehydrogenase family protein, whose translation MTRRVIQFSTGNVGVHALRTIIGRPDLELVGVHAASPDKVGRDAADLCGLSTPTGVMTTSDIEELVALHADCVVYTSQAETRPHEAMADLIRFLSAGTNVVGTSFVWLVAPEFTDAWLREPLQQACRDGNSTLYVNGIDPGFSGDTLVYSALSLAGRATAITVQEICEYGSYDDAEFTGSSFGFGTDPDHQPILFAPGVLASMWGIQVRSLARDLGVTLDEVRERHEKWVTPEPISTTMMDVAPGQVAAVRFAVEGVRDGEVIITMEHINRLTPADAPDWPRPPDGRPGVHRVTVEGDPGIRIDTHVGGSGVDHNIGGVVATAARAVNAIDAVCRAPAGIRAAHDLRPLDHLAGTMW comes from the coding sequence TTGACCCGCCGAGTCATTCAATTCTCCACCGGCAACGTCGGTGTCCACGCGCTGCGGACCATCATCGGGCGCCCAGATCTCGAACTCGTCGGTGTCCACGCCGCATCGCCGGACAAAGTGGGGCGTGACGCCGCAGACCTGTGCGGTTTGTCCACTCCGACCGGAGTGATGACCACGTCGGACATCGAGGAACTCGTTGCGCTGCACGCGGATTGCGTCGTCTACACCTCCCAGGCCGAGACACGTCCGCATGAGGCGATGGCGGACCTGATCCGCTTTTTGAGTGCGGGGACGAATGTCGTCGGCACATCCTTTGTCTGGTTGGTCGCGCCCGAATTCACCGATGCATGGCTGCGGGAACCACTGCAGCAGGCCTGCCGAGACGGCAACTCGACGCTCTACGTCAACGGCATCGACCCCGGCTTCTCCGGCGACACGCTCGTCTATTCAGCGCTCAGCCTCGCCGGTCGGGCCACCGCGATCACCGTCCAGGAGATCTGCGAATACGGCAGTTACGATGACGCCGAGTTCACCGGTAGCAGTTTCGGTTTCGGCACCGATCCCGACCACCAGCCCATCCTCTTCGCGCCGGGTGTGCTCGCGTCGATGTGGGGAATACAGGTGCGCAGCCTGGCCCGCGACCTCGGCGTCACACTCGACGAAGTACGCGAGCGACACGAGAAATGGGTGACGCCGGAACCGATCTCCACCACCATGATGGACGTCGCGCCCGGCCAGGTGGCCGCAGTCCGGTTCGCGGTGGAAGGCGTCCGCGACGGCGAGGTCATCATCACCATGGAGCACATCAACAGACTGACTCCGGCTGACGCACCAGACTGGCCTCGTCCCCCAGACGGCAGGCCCGGCGTACACCGCGTCACCGTCGAAGGCGATCCCGGCATCCGAATCGACACCCACGTCGGTGGATCCGGGGTCGATCACAACATCGGCGGTGTCGTCGCCACCGCGGCGCGGGCGGTCAACGCCATCGACGCGGTATGCCGGGCCCCCGCCGGTATTCGCGCCGCTCACGACCTCCGGCCTCTGGACCACCTGGCCGGCACGATGTGGTGA
- a CDS encoding TetR/AcrR family transcriptional regulator yields MAGSSAPRRPPSGNQERAERTRRTVIDETVRYILDEGFAAPSVRRITERAGLTWGVVQYHFGDLGGLLMAVVDQGIAELTEALERLRHETASLPTDRRTEVVVDALWQAFSSPTSMAALEILISTRAARDSEVNAQLSDTMREFTELGRHLGEDLDAPQATEIGNLIWATLRGIVLAQMVSPQPLDTSRDRRTLVGVLNTYIRAQHTRCQPPRRP; encoded by the coding sequence ATGGCAGGGTCCTCAGCACCCCGGCGGCCGCCCAGCGGCAACCAGGAACGCGCCGAACGCACACGTCGAACCGTGATCGACGAAACGGTGCGCTACATCCTCGACGAAGGCTTCGCAGCACCCAGCGTGCGGCGCATCACCGAGCGCGCCGGCCTGACCTGGGGCGTGGTGCAGTATCACTTCGGAGACCTCGGCGGACTGCTGATGGCAGTGGTCGACCAGGGAATCGCCGAACTCACCGAGGCACTCGAGAGACTTCGCCACGAGACCGCAAGCCTGCCCACCGATCGCCGCACCGAGGTGGTCGTGGACGCACTGTGGCAGGCGTTCTCAAGCCCCACCTCGATGGCCGCGCTGGAGATCCTCATCTCCACCCGCGCCGCGCGTGACAGCGAGGTCAACGCCCAATTGTCCGACACGATGCGGGAATTCACCGAACTAGGCAGACACCTCGGCGAAGATCTGGACGCACCACAGGCCACCGAGATCGGCAACCTCATCTGGGCGACGTTACGGGGAATCGTTCTCGCCCAGATGGTTTCGCCGCAGCCCCTGGACACCAGCAGAGATCGCAGGACCCTGGTCGGTGTGCTCAACACTTACATCCGGGCACAGCACACACGCTGCCAACCGCCGCGCCGCCCCTAA
- a CDS encoding molybdopterin-dependent oxidoreductase, with amino-acid sequence MPSHKVTCPLCEAMCGVHVTVSDGHVQGIRANPDDVWSRGHICPKGVSLGHLHEDPDRLRQPMVRRPDGTHVAVSWDDALAETERVLRPVLDTDGAGALSVYVGNPVAHNSHLATYIGALIGFAEAAGMKGYYSPGTVDQWPLNVVSTLLFGGMWNGPIPDLYRTDHLVILGANPAASQGSMLSAPDIMGLLTGVAQRGRVVVVDPRRTPTAQRASEWVPIQPGTDALLLFAILRTLAENGWVRHPEHLRGKVAGLDEIIAMAEPFVPEKVAVTTGIDARTIRRLAADLAQAENPVLYSRIGTCTQEFGTLATWLVFVINTALGVLDRPGGSVFPKPAVWAPMFAKPPDQDGSGWQFGRYRSRVRRAPEVLNSFPVGCLAEEIDTPGEGRLRALITVAGNPAVSAPGAGRLSAALGRLDALIAVDNWLNETTRHAHVILPGSSPLELPHFDDLYWMYSVASCIKYSEPVFEPEPQRPPEWELLLRLGGAMFGTPVPEVDTAALDDLYVGGMVATMSAIPGNPLTGRDAGQVMPALAGKGPERLMDLGIRVGPWGDQLGDRPGGLTLSEVRQHPDGLRLAELEGGRLETSVTTPSGKVELLHDHLISDIPRLLSRMERGTPELVLISRRHLRSNNSWLHNVPALMKGRDRCTLLIHPVDAARVGLESGAMANVATSEGAVTVAAEVTDEVKPGVVSLPHGWGHGLDGTQLTTANRHPGINNNLLNPTDVIDVPSNTHAINGIPCHVSPA; translated from the coding sequence ATGCCTTCTCACAAGGTGACGTGCCCGCTGTGCGAAGCGATGTGCGGTGTGCACGTCACGGTGAGTGACGGCCACGTCCAAGGCATTCGCGCCAACCCCGACGATGTGTGGTCCCGCGGACACATCTGTCCGAAAGGGGTGTCGCTAGGGCACCTTCACGAGGATCCCGACAGGCTGCGGCAGCCGATGGTGCGTCGCCCCGACGGCACTCACGTGGCGGTGTCCTGGGATGACGCGCTCGCCGAGACCGAACGCGTTCTGCGGCCCGTCCTTGATACCGACGGTGCCGGCGCGCTGAGTGTGTACGTCGGGAACCCCGTCGCGCACAACAGCCACCTGGCCACCTATATCGGGGCGCTGATCGGCTTCGCCGAGGCGGCCGGCATGAAGGGGTACTACTCGCCGGGCACCGTCGACCAGTGGCCACTGAACGTGGTGAGCACTCTGCTGTTCGGCGGCATGTGGAACGGGCCCATCCCCGACCTCTACCGCACGGACCATCTGGTGATCCTCGGCGCCAATCCGGCTGCCTCGCAGGGGTCGATGCTATCGGCGCCCGACATCATGGGCCTATTGACCGGTGTGGCACAGCGCGGCCGCGTGGTGGTTGTCGACCCGCGCCGAACTCCGACCGCGCAGCGCGCGAGTGAGTGGGTGCCGATCCAACCCGGCACCGACGCGCTTCTGCTGTTCGCCATTCTGCGCACGCTGGCCGAGAACGGCTGGGTGCGGCACCCCGAGCATCTGCGCGGAAAAGTCGCTGGGCTCGATGAGATCATCGCGATGGCCGAGCCTTTCGTGCCCGAAAAAGTCGCTGTCACAACGGGTATCGACGCACGCACGATCCGCCGGCTGGCCGCTGACCTCGCACAGGCCGAGAACCCGGTGCTCTACAGCAGAATCGGCACCTGCACACAGGAATTCGGCACCCTGGCTACCTGGCTGGTATTCGTGATCAATACCGCCCTCGGTGTGCTGGACCGCCCAGGTGGTTCGGTGTTCCCGAAACCGGCGGTCTGGGCGCCGATGTTCGCCAAGCCGCCTGACCAGGACGGGTCGGGATGGCAGTTCGGTCGGTATCGCAGCCGCGTCCGGCGAGCGCCCGAGGTGCTCAACAGCTTTCCGGTCGGCTGCCTGGCTGAGGAGATCGACACACCTGGCGAAGGTCGGCTTCGCGCGCTGATCACCGTTGCCGGTAACCCCGCTGTCTCGGCGCCGGGAGCCGGGCGGTTGTCGGCGGCCTTGGGTCGCCTCGACGCGTTGATCGCGGTGGACAACTGGCTCAACGAGACCACCCGGCATGCCCATGTGATCCTGCCCGGATCGTCCCCTCTGGAACTGCCCCACTTCGATGACCTCTACTGGATGTACTCCGTCGCCTCCTGCATCAAGTATTCGGAACCGGTCTTCGAACCCGAGCCCCAACGTCCGCCTGAGTGGGAGTTGCTACTGCGACTCGGTGGCGCGATGTTCGGCACACCGGTGCCCGAGGTGGACACCGCCGCACTCGACGACCTCTACGTCGGTGGGATGGTCGCGACCATGTCTGCAATTCCAGGCAACCCGCTGACGGGCCGCGACGCCGGGCAGGTCATGCCCGCGCTGGCCGGCAAGGGGCCAGAACGCCTGATGGATCTGGGCATTCGGGTGGGGCCGTGGGGTGATCAACTGGGCGACCGGCCCGGCGGGCTCACCCTGAGCGAGGTGCGTCAGCATCCCGATGGACTGCGGCTGGCCGAACTCGAAGGGGGACGGCTCGAGACGAGTGTGACGACGCCCTCGGGAAAGGTCGAACTGCTGCACGACCATCTGATCAGCGATATCCCCCGACTACTGTCGCGCATGGAGCGTGGGACTCCCGAGCTCGTGCTGATCAGCCGAAGGCATCTGCGGTCCAACAACTCCTGGCTGCACAACGTCCCTGCCCTCATGAAGGGACGCGACCGTTGCACCCTGCTCATCCACCCCGTCGACGCGGCGCGTGTCGGCCTCGAAAGCGGCGCGATGGCGAACGTCGCCACCTCCGAGGGCGCCGTTACGGTGGCTGCCGAAGTCACCGACGAGGTAAAGCCCGGCGTGGTGTCACTCCCCCACGGCTGGGGTCACGGCCTCGACGGAACGCAGTTGACCACCGCGAACCGTCATCCGGGAATCAACAACAACCTGCTCAACCCCACGGACGTCATCGATGTGCCGAGCAACACCCATGCGATCAACGGCATTCCTTGCCACGTGAGCCCGGCCTGA
- a CDS encoding AraC family transcriptional regulator translates to MQLVQGSSLVGFSGLAAAHGGDPAALLEFAGIDPADAGQRDRYISLRNAIAAVESAAAVLGVEDFGRQLATRQSIDILGPVGVAARTAATAAEAFTILGTYMNAYSPGISVRINSHADETLCRFEFDFLLHPTPPQAQAIELALGVTLRVLHLFLGTVYRPVSVHVPHPALATRADYRRYFGCPPHFNEPISGFTLRAADLQRPLNHDPLAHQLALHYLSSTGAEHASGFTDTVRSIIRRLLPTGELTAEFVARQFGIHPKTLQRRLVAEGVAFGKLIDQTRRELANRLLLDTDLPLVQLCRQLGYAEQSVLTRACKRWFGMTPSDYRSVGRSWQSLLADEACMHSTVGPIRGNS, encoded by the coding sequence ATGCAGTTGGTCCAGGGATCGTCTCTGGTGGGGTTCAGCGGGCTCGCCGCTGCCCATGGGGGCGACCCGGCCGCGCTGCTGGAATTCGCCGGCATCGATCCCGCCGATGCCGGTCAACGTGACCGGTACATTTCGTTGCGCAACGCCATCGCCGCGGTCGAAAGCGCAGCCGCGGTGCTGGGTGTGGAGGACTTCGGCCGCCAACTGGCGACGCGGCAGAGCATCGATATCCTCGGCCCGGTGGGTGTCGCGGCCCGCACCGCAGCCACCGCGGCCGAGGCGTTCACGATCCTCGGCACGTACATGAACGCCTACAGTCCCGGCATCAGCGTCCGCATCAATTCGCACGCCGACGAGACGCTGTGCCGGTTCGAATTCGACTTCCTGCTGCACCCGACGCCGCCACAGGCCCAGGCCATCGAACTGGCCCTCGGCGTCACCCTCCGGGTGCTGCACCTGTTCCTGGGCACCGTCTACCGGCCCGTGTCCGTGCACGTGCCCCACCCCGCATTGGCCACCAGAGCCGACTACCGCCGCTACTTCGGCTGTCCACCGCACTTCAACGAACCGATCTCCGGCTTCACCCTGCGTGCCGCCGATTTGCAACGTCCGCTCAACCATGACCCGCTGGCCCATCAGCTCGCGTTGCACTACCTGTCGAGCACCGGTGCCGAGCATGCGAGCGGCTTCACCGACACCGTGCGCAGCATCATCCGACGACTCCTGCCCACCGGAGAGCTGACCGCCGAGTTCGTCGCCCGCCAGTTCGGCATCCACCCAAAGACATTGCAACGACGCCTCGTCGCCGAAGGAGTCGCCTTCGGCAAGTTGATTGATCAAACCCGCCGCGAACTCGCCAACAGATTGCTGCTCGACACCGATCTGCCCCTCGTGCAGCTGTGTCGCCAACTCGGCTACGCCGAGCAGAGCGTGCTGACGCGAGCATGCAAACGCTGGTTCGGCATGACACCCAGCGACTATCGCAGCGTCGGAAGAAGTTGGCAGTCTCTACTCGCAGACGAGGCTTGCATGCACTCGACGGTCGGGCCGATCAGGGGGAACAGTTGA
- a CDS encoding DUF1254 domain-containing protein codes for MDSNRFWRRRWLSVVAVAAIGLTAVACGGDKGSDKTSSAPTGEVSAEQIREIAKQAYIYGFPMVDNYRIQYAYFQNKQDPQYKAPWNTLKSSAQVYTPADTAIQTPNSDTPYSFIGADLRTEPLVLTVPKIDEKRYYSLQFMDQYMYNFDYVGSRTTGNNGGKYLLAGPNWKGEKPAGIDKVLRSETQFTFVAYRTQLFGPEDLDNVTKIQSEYKAEPLSKFEGKPAPTAAPAIDFVVPQNPEEERKSPKFFETMNFLLQFMPVLDTEKELRAKFTSIGIGSDEKLDISALSADKQKAFQDGLADAWTEYDPIQAKVESGQIPVGDLFGSRQTLGTNYPYRMAGAINGIFGNDKAEAMYPSFSNDSTGAPLDGANKYTYRYAPGQLPPVNAFWSVTMYRMPQSLLVANPINRYLINSPMLPTLKQDPDGGYTLYIQRESPGAEKESNWLPAPEGPFRLTQRLYWPKEAALNGTWQAPVPQKVG; via the coding sequence ATGGACAGCAACAGGTTTTGGCGCCGACGGTGGTTGAGCGTGGTGGCCGTCGCGGCGATCGGACTGACCGCGGTCGCCTGCGGCGGTGACAAGGGTTCGGACAAGACGTCGAGCGCGCCCACCGGTGAGGTGAGCGCGGAGCAGATCCGGGAGATCGCCAAGCAGGCCTACATTTACGGCTTCCCGATGGTGGACAACTATCGGATTCAGTACGCCTACTTCCAGAACAAGCAGGACCCGCAGTACAAGGCCCCGTGGAACACGCTGAAATCGAGTGCGCAGGTGTACACGCCGGCGGACACCGCGATCCAAACTCCCAATTCGGACACGCCATATTCATTCATCGGGGCCGACCTGCGGACCGAACCTCTGGTGCTGACGGTCCCCAAGATCGACGAGAAGCGCTACTACTCGCTCCAGTTCATGGACCAGTACATGTACAACTTCGACTACGTGGGTAGCCGGACCACCGGGAACAACGGTGGGAAGTACCTGCTGGCCGGACCGAACTGGAAGGGCGAGAAGCCCGCGGGCATCGACAAGGTGCTGCGCTCAGAGACCCAGTTCACGTTCGTGGCGTACCGGACCCAGCTGTTCGGTCCGGAAGACCTCGACAACGTGACGAAGATCCAGTCGGAGTACAAGGCGGAGCCGCTCTCGAAGTTCGAGGGCAAGCCGGCGCCGACCGCCGCGCCCGCGATCGACTTCGTGGTTCCGCAGAACCCGGAGGAGGAGCGGAAGTCTCCGAAGTTCTTCGAGACCATGAACTTCCTGCTGCAGTTCATGCCGGTGCTGGACACCGAGAAGGAACTGCGCGCGAAGTTCACCTCGATCGGTATCGGGTCGGACGAGAAGCTCGACATCAGCGCGCTGTCGGCAGACAAGCAGAAGGCGTTCCAGGACGGACTCGCCGATGCCTGGACGGAATACGATCCGATCCAGGCGAAGGTGGAGAGCGGGCAGATTCCAGTCGGTGACCTGTTCGGTAGCCGCCAGACGCTCGGCACCAACTACCCCTACCGGATGGCCGGTGCCATCAACGGCATCTTCGGCAACGACAAGGCCGAGGCGATGTACCCGAGCTTCTCCAACGACTCGACCGGCGCTCCGCTCGATGGCGCGAACAAGTACACCTACCGGTACGCCCCCGGGCAGCTGCCGCCGGTGAACGCCTTCTGGTCCGTGACGATGTACCGGATGCCGCAGAGCCTGCTGGTCGCGAACCCGATCAACCGCTATCTGATCAACTCGCCGATGCTGCCCACGCTCAAGCAGGATCCGGACGGTGGCTACACCCTGTACATACAGCGCGAATCTCCGGGCGCTGAGAAGGAATCGAACTGGCTGCCGGCGCCCGAGGGGCCGTTCCGGCTGACGCAACGGCTGTACTGGCCCAAGGAGGCCGCGCTCAACGGGACCTGGCAAGCGCCGGTACCCCAGAAGGTCGGATGA
- a CDS encoding DUF1254 domain-containing protein — MLRRSKSWRVGTAVIAAAMLAVTLSGCGGDDKESSDQTEVTAAQIREIAKQAYVYGYPMVDNYRIQYAYFQDKQSSQFRAPWNTLHSDAHVATPADTAVQTPNSDTPYTTLGADLRAEPLVLTVPEVESNRYYSVQLIDAYTYNMGYLGSRTTGNNAGKYLLAGPNWKGEKPAGVDEILHAETDFVLALYRTQLFGPNDIDNVKAIQAGYKVEPLSTFLGTAAPATPPAIDFLVPQTPDEQRKSTKFFETLNFVLQYVPVLDSEKEIRAKFDSIGLGIGKKFDISALPADQQQAFQDGITDAWTEYNQLQAKIDKGEVTTAQMFGDRQRMGTNYLYRMAGAINGIYGNDTAEAMYPIFRLDSAGATLDGANKYTYRFAPGQLPPVKGFWSITMYRMPQSLLVANPINRYLINSPMLPDLKKDADGGYTFYVQNESPGADKESNWLPAPDGPFVLIERLYWPDQTAIDGTWKAPLPQKVA, encoded by the coding sequence ATGCTGCGACGAAGTAAATCTTGGCGCGTCGGGACGGCCGTCATCGCCGCGGCGATGCTCGCGGTGACGCTGTCCGGTTGCGGTGGCGATGACAAGGAGTCGAGCGATCAGACTGAGGTGACCGCCGCACAGATTCGCGAGATCGCCAAGCAGGCCTACGTCTACGGGTATCCGATGGTCGACAACTATCGGATCCAGTACGCGTATTTCCAGGACAAGCAGAGCTCGCAGTTCCGAGCGCCGTGGAACACCCTGCACTCGGATGCCCACGTGGCCACTCCCGCCGACACCGCGGTGCAGACCCCGAATTCGGACACCCCGTACACCACCTTGGGTGCGGATCTACGCGCGGAGCCGTTGGTGCTGACAGTGCCCGAGGTGGAGAGCAACCGGTACTACTCGGTTCAGTTGATCGACGCCTACACCTACAACATGGGCTACCTCGGCAGCCGCACCACCGGAAACAACGCCGGGAAATACCTGCTCGCAGGTCCGAACTGGAAGGGCGAGAAGCCCGCCGGCGTCGATGAAATACTGCACGCCGAAACCGATTTCGTCCTCGCGTTGTACCGAACCCAGCTGTTCGGCCCGAACGACATCGACAACGTGAAAGCGATCCAGGCCGGCTACAAGGTAGAACCGCTGTCGACCTTCCTCGGCACCGCCGCGCCCGCGACGCCACCCGCGATCGACTTCCTGGTTCCCCAGACCCCCGACGAGCAACGCAAGTCGACGAAGTTTTTCGAGACGCTGAACTTCGTGCTGCAATATGTGCCGGTGCTCGACTCCGAGAAGGAAATCCGCGCGAAGTTCGATTCGATCGGCCTCGGAATCGGCAAGAAGTTCGACATCAGTGCGCTCCCCGCGGACCAGCAGCAGGCCTTCCAGGACGGAATCACTGACGCCTGGACCGAGTACAACCAGCTGCAGGCGAAGATCGACAAGGGTGAGGTGACGACCGCGCAGATGTTCGGTGACCGCCAGAGGATGGGTACCAATTACCTGTACCGCATGGCCGGCGCGATCAACGGCATCTACGGCAACGACACCGCCGAGGCGATGTATCCGATCTTCCGCCTGGATTCGGCGGGTGCCACGCTGGACGGCGCGAACAAGTACACCTACCGATTCGCTCCCGGGCAACTGCCGCCGGTCAAGGGCTTCTGGTCGATCACCATGTACCGGATGCCGCAGAGCCTGCTGGTGGCCAATCCGATCAACCGGTACCTGATCAACTCACCGATGCTGCCCGACCTGAAGAAGGACGCCGACGGCGGCTACACCTTCTACGTGCAGAACGAATCCCCGGGCGCGGACAAGGAGTCGAACTGGTTGCCGGCCCCCGACGGTCCGTTCGTGTTGATCGAGCGGCTGTACTGGCCCGACCAGACGGCGATCGACGGAACCTGGAAGGCACCCCTGCCACAGAAAGTCGCATAG